In one Salvelinus fontinalis isolate EN_2023a chromosome 16, ASM2944872v1, whole genome shotgun sequence genomic region, the following are encoded:
- the si:dkey-13p1.4 gene encoding transmembrane protein 151B, with protein MFSPDLETDTTAEDTAPNTPNDGEDAPASIDVLEEQRPVKQSLSACMCRESHWRCLLLSLLMYSCLGTVAWCQLTRVTKLSFDSSVTSLTASISSLRGVGLGGRSMIYHDSPCSDGYVYIPLAFLFMLYVVYLVECWHCQACSELQCKADVDSVYERVLRMRQARPCVWWKAISYHFVRRTRQVTRYRNGDAYTTTQVYHERVNTHVREGEFDYSRCGMRDVSRDLRGLESHPATRLRFTKCFSFAGAGPENNYLNQRARFFSEIEGLDDYMEAREGMQLKNVDFKEHLIAYVDPDRLPWYTSQVAFWFTALLMLSWPLRVLIEYRTAFVHYHVEKLFGLEYSHSSPSPTEEEVPIRSGLPRVDTVDSTELEWHIRSNHQLIPSYSEAMLMNLRASDSGTADDTRSSNCFLLDSHPAQSYSTLVQDCEHCCQLQGEVGQRRATTSSSCSSIFSHQAFHSRLSLDTSHFSLCRMYGSRRTVGLWRSRSSTLTDRCCVDEQCCRSYSSQLALNESPPSYRDARFFPVLIVHRPEGCGRGDSTTEVRRYYARRGSCCLETSL; from the exons ATGTTCTCTCCCGATTTGGAAACGGATACCACTGCGGAAGACACAGCGCCCAACACCCCCAATGATGGAGAGGATGCACCGGCCAGCATTGATGTACTGGAGGAG CAGCGGCCTGTGAAGCAGTCACTGAGTGCCTGTATGTGTCGAGAGTCCCACTGGcgctgtcttctcctctccctacTCATGTACAGCTGCCTTGGCACTGTGGCTTGGTGCCAGCTCACCCGAGTCACAAAGCTCAGCTTCGACTCATCCGTCACCTCCCTGACAGCCTCCATTTCCTCACTCAGAGGGGTTGGCCTGGGAGGCCGCTCTATGATTTACCATGACAGCCCCTGCTCTGACGGCTACGTGTACATCCCTCTGGCCTTCCTGTTCATGCTCTATGTCGTCTACCTGGTAGAGTGTTGGCACTGCCAGGCTTGCAGTGAGCTACAGTGTAAGGCTGATGTGGATAGCGTATATGAGCGGGTATTGCGGATGCGACAGGCTCGTCCGTGTGTTTGGTGGAAGGCCATAAGTTACCATTTTGTTCGGAGGACCAGACAGGTGACCCGCTACCGGAACGGGGATGCCTACACCACCACCCAGGTCTACCATGAGCGGGTCAACACACacgtgagggagggagagtttgACTACAGTCGCTGTGGTATGCGGGACGTCTCACGGGATCTACGTGGACTGGAGAGCCACCCGGCGACAAGACTTCGTTTCACCAAGTGCTTCAGTTTCGCTGGGGCCGGACCAGAAAATAATTACCTCAACCAACGTGCCAGGTTCTTCTCAGAGATTGAGGGCTTGGATGACTACATGGAGGCTCGGGAAGGGATGCAACTAAAAAACGTGGACTTTAAAGAGCACCTGATAGCCTACGTGGACCCTGACCGGTTGCCCTGGTATACTTCTCAGGTGGCGTTCTGGTTCACTGCTCTGCTCATGCTGTCCTGGCCCCTGAGGGTGCTTATAGAGTACCGTACAGCCTTTGTGCACTACCATGTTGAGAAGCTCTTTGGGCTGGAGTACAGCCACAGCAGCCCCTCTCCAACAGAGGAGGAGGTTCCCATCAGGAGTGGTCTCCCTCGGGTAGATACCGTGGACAGCACTGAGCTGGAGTGGCACATCCGCTCCAACCACCAGTTGATCCCCAGCTACTCAGAAGCCATGCTGATGAACCTGAGGGCTTCGGACTCTGGTACAGCTGATGACACCAGGTCCTCTAACTGCTTCCTGCTAGACAGCCACCCAGCCCAGAGCTATAGCACGCTGGTGCAGGACTGTGAGCACTGCTGCCAGCTTCAGGGCGAGGTTGGACAGAGGCGGGCCACCACCAGCTCCAGCTGTTcctccatcttctcccatcagGCCTTTCACTCCCGCCTCTCCCTGGACACCTCACACTTCTCACTGTGCCGGATGTACGGCTCTCGGCGCACCGTAGGCCTGTGGAGGAGCCGCAGCAGCACACTGACTGACCGCTGCTGCGTGGATGAGCAGTGTTGCCGTTCCTACTCCAGCCAGCTGGCTCTCAACGAGAGCCCACCCAGCTACCGGGACGCACGCTTCTTCCCCGTCCTCATTGTGCACCGACCCGAGGGCTGCGGTAGAGGTGACTCCACCACAGAGGTGCGGCGCTATTATGCCCGCCGGGGGTCCTGCTGCCTGGAGACCTCACTCTGA